Proteins encoded in a region of the Epinephelus lanceolatus isolate andai-2023 chromosome 20, ASM4190304v1, whole genome shotgun sequence genome:
- the LOC144458255 gene encoding uncharacterized protein LOC144458255, producing MEPSSETDSTDGSLDDDGDTEATDFDLYTKTRNGKKERHAEQSTDQEMAGLVSAGGTPLRERQAHKRKEKLRRLKEDGYESLHSSYASLPMKKSAHHSSCSSLLFGDSKSPTAASRRNEEEGPVSQSRPLSAIGERQWQEWFEWEAECRQRRQEEERQGAATIDPTPHPNQKMRNESSNGCGGPEEGASGGVSPKSTQDLQLLQELEGAAQRAEDKVRRMTQELDKLEERLEEHRASQQRQREPQVSPSTEHITLTLQGTMETDRARSKEAQATDKGQKIDRRSQNRDGMTLRSGKSVGGDLLLDLSDEEREEGSMCPIITKTSGRTQYEPWPFMDMIGLAERLPVLTDGADKWIMALEETTAGIQLVVGDIKAILTYVAGKQTTKEIFTDAGLSTAIGTNVNDGVNFGGYRSRVWQQLRAHYPAKRDPSKPEGETMGEDECPSKFLHSFQKRWKEETGEAWNANKTTQSLFKMMVKKAMPEDVQRHLEGVVGLMKMDWPLFSEHIVHHVELYRKDKKKNGRGQ from the coding sequence ATGGAGCCTTCCTCAGAAACTGACAGTACTGACGGATCGTTGGATGACGATGGGGACACGGAAGCCACTGACTTTGACTTATACACCAAGACGCGTAATGGCAAGAAGGAAAGACATGCTGAGCAATCAACCGACCAGGAGATGGCAGGCCTCGTCAGTGCAGGAGGCACGCCCCTTAGAGAGAGGCAAGCACACAAAAGGAAAGAGAAGCTGAGGCGACTGAAGGAGGACGGATACGAGTCCCTCCATTCCAGCTATGCGAGCCTCCCTATGAAAAAGTCTGCTCACCATTCAAGCTGCTCAAGCCTCCTCTTTGGGGACTCCAAGTCCCCTACTGCAGCATCACGAAGGAATGAGGAGGAGGGGCCAGTGTCACAATCCAGACCCCTGAGTGCTATAGGGGAACGACAGTGGCAAGAATGGTTTGAATGGGAGGCGGAGTGCCGTCAAAGGCGCCAGGAGGAAGAGCGTCAGGGGGCGGCCACCATCGACCCCACACCTCACCCAAAtcagaaaatgagaaatgaatCATCCAATGGATGCGGGGGTCCTGAGGAAGGTGCCTCAGGGGGAGTTTCACCAAAGAGCACCCAAGACCTACAGTTACTTCAAGAACTGGAGGGAGCTGCCCAGAGGGCTGAAGATAAGGTGCGGCGTATGACACAGGAGTTGGACAAATTAGAGGAGCGGCTGGAGGAGCATAGAGCTTctcaacagagacagagggaaccCCAAGTTAGCCCCTCAACAGAGCATATCACTCTGACACTCCAAGGCACTATGGAAACCGATAGAGCACGGTCAAAGGAAGCACAGGCTACTGACAAAGGGCAGAAAATAGACAGAAGAAGCCAAAACCGAGATGGCATGACATTAAGAAGTGGGAAATCAGTAGGAGGTGACTTACTGCTGGACCTGTCAgatgaagagagagaagaaggtTCCATGTGCCCCATTATAACAAAAACTAGTGGAAGAACACAGTATGAGCCCTGGCCCTTCATGGACATGATAGGCCTGGCAGAGCGCCTACCAGTGCTCACAGATGGAGCTGACAAATGGATCATGGCTTTAGAAGAAACCACAGCTGGTATACAGTTGGTAGTAGGAGATATCAAGGCTATTCTCACCTATGTGGCAGGAAAACAAACCACCAAGGAGATATTTACAGACGCTGGCTTAAGTACAGCCATTGGCACCAATGTAAATGACGGGGTGAATTTTGGAGGCTACCGTTCCCGGGTGTGGCAACAACTGAGAGCACACTACCCAGCAAAAAGAGACCCCTCCAAGCCGGAGGGAGAAACCATGGGGGAAGATGAATGTCCCTCCAAGTTCCTACACAGCTTCCAGAAAAGGTGGAAGGAAGAGACAGGGGAAGCATGGAATGCTAATAAAACGACTCAGAGCTTGTTCAAAATGATGGTTA